From Solanum lycopersicum chromosome 8, SLM_r2.1, the proteins below share one genomic window:
- the LOC101261843 gene encoding uncharacterized protein isoform X1: protein MGENDLWDDSALVNAFNDAVSKYKIMHSLEAKVSSKEENVTAPDDGSNELKSKGEGGDNSKLAPDTTTEMGDASSLPPVKENSSFEAVPPQNHTGQLNEQNTQYKAIEKCSSQSLEDYNQLLYKYYELEDQRQKILQQLNQFGIWGDQNSGSASQEHQAYASHNLNPTESSFYCPYGCQSWVSPCTASPCCLGVNEDDKPCDASIRCVQEKKSSPQNPSLVDTAKEAAEKALSSLKQASNTASLNSFAKEGKQIEMMNPVAAEKTGGLETDLSEVLNAWYSAGLYTGKYLSEQSKKRDG from the exons ATGGGGGAAAACGATTTGTGGGACGATTCAGCCCTTGTTAATGCGTTCAACGATGCCGTATCCAAGTACAAG ATTATGCATAGTTTAGAAGCTAAAGTTAGCAGCAAAGAGGAGAATGTGACAGCTCCTGATGACGGAAGCAATGAGCTGAAAAG CAAAGGGGAGGGAGGTGATAACAGCAAACTTGCACCAGATACCACTACAGAAATGGGGGATGCAAGCAGCCTTCCACCAGTAAAAGAAAATTCCTCTTTTGAGGCAGTTCCTCCTCAAAACCACACTGGTCAACTGAATGAGCAAAACACCCAGTATAAGGCCATAGAGAAGTGCAGTTCACAGAGTTTAGAAGATTACAACCAGTTACTCTACAAATATTACGAACTTGAGGATCAAAGGCAAAAGATTTTGCAGCAACTTAACCAGTTTGGCATTTGGGGTGATCAAAATTCTGGTTCTGCTTCTCAAGAACATCAAGCTTATGCATCACATAATTTAAATCCAACAGAGTCTTCTTTCTACTGCCCATATGGATGCCAAAGTTGGGTATCTCCTTGCACTGCATCACCTTGTTGTTTGGGTGTAAATGAGGATGACAAACCATGCGATGCGTCTATACGATgtgttcaagaaaaaaaatcatctccTCAAAACCCTAGTTTGGTTGATACAGCAAAAGAAGCTGCAGAAAAAGCACTCTCCTCTTTAAAGCAAGCTTCTAACACGGCTTCACTGAATTCATTTGCAAAGGAAG GAAAACAAATAGAGATGATGAACCCTGTTGCTGCAGAGAAAACTGGCGGCTTGGAGACGGATCTATCGGAAGTGCTAAATGCATGGTATTCTGCGGGCCTTTACACTGGAAA
- the LOC101261843 gene encoding uncharacterized protein isoform X2, giving the protein MHSLEAKVSSKEENVTAPDDGSNELKSKGEGGDNSKLAPDTTTEMGDASSLPPVKENSSFEAVPPQNHTGQLNEQNTQYKAIEKCSSQSLEDYNQLLYKYYELEDQRQKILQQLNQFGIWGDQNSGSASQEHQAYASHNLNPTESSFYCPYGCQSWVSPCTASPCCLGVNEDDKPCDASIRCVQEKKSSPQNPSLVDTAKEAAEKALSSLKQASNTASLNSFAKEGKQIEMMNPVAAEKTGGLETDLSEVLNAWYSAGLYTGKYLSEQSKKRDG; this is encoded by the exons ATGCATAGTTTAGAAGCTAAAGTTAGCAGCAAAGAGGAGAATGTGACAGCTCCTGATGACGGAAGCAATGAGCTGAAAAG CAAAGGGGAGGGAGGTGATAACAGCAAACTTGCACCAGATACCACTACAGAAATGGGGGATGCAAGCAGCCTTCCACCAGTAAAAGAAAATTCCTCTTTTGAGGCAGTTCCTCCTCAAAACCACACTGGTCAACTGAATGAGCAAAACACCCAGTATAAGGCCATAGAGAAGTGCAGTTCACAGAGTTTAGAAGATTACAACCAGTTACTCTACAAATATTACGAACTTGAGGATCAAAGGCAAAAGATTTTGCAGCAACTTAACCAGTTTGGCATTTGGGGTGATCAAAATTCTGGTTCTGCTTCTCAAGAACATCAAGCTTATGCATCACATAATTTAAATCCAACAGAGTCTTCTTTCTACTGCCCATATGGATGCCAAAGTTGGGTATCTCCTTGCACTGCATCACCTTGTTGTTTGGGTGTAAATGAGGATGACAAACCATGCGATGCGTCTATACGATgtgttcaagaaaaaaaatcatctccTCAAAACCCTAGTTTGGTTGATACAGCAAAAGAAGCTGCAGAAAAAGCACTCTCCTCTTTAAAGCAAGCTTCTAACACGGCTTCACTGAATTCATTTGCAAAGGAAG GAAAACAAATAGAGATGATGAACCCTGTTGCTGCAGAGAAAACTGGCGGCTTGGAGACGGATCTATCGGAAGTGCTAAATGCATGGTATTCTGCGGGCCTTTACACTGGAAA